In one Dermatophilaceae bacterium Sec6.4 genomic region, the following are encoded:
- the infB gene encoding translation initiation factor IF-2: MAKVRVHELAKELGMQSKELLNYLKEQGEFVKTASSTIEAPVVRKIKENPPPGAGSAAPATPVPDEKSSPKPGGPAGAAKPGMPGPTAPAVPASPGSAAAPAVSSVPAAAKEPQAPSRPSVVPGPGGQGVAPRPVGAGSGAPTGGSAAQTPAAAGPVRPAVPYTPSMPGALKPAPTPAATPAAPEPQAPAAVVETPAAAASQAPPTRGATSGGSARPAGPRPAGPRPGNNPFAPRQGMGTAPKASAPGRPGNNPFADKQGMPRPASARGTGGAAGPRPAAAGRPIGPGGGPGGARPNPGMMPDRAAAARPGERPARGGGGRGGPGGAAGGPARPGGFAGRPGGGRGPARGAAPGAFGRGNGKVRGRKSKRAKRQEFEQMQAPTIGGVSVPHGDGKTVVRVRRGASLSDFADRIDANPASLVTVLFHLGEMATATQSLDEDTFMALGAELGYNIQVVSAEDEEKELFASFDIDLDAEVEAETDEDLQPRPPVVTVMGHVDHGKTRLLDAIRNAEVAQGEAGGITQHIGAYQVHTEHEGAERAITFIDTPGHEAFTAMRARGARVTDIAILVVAADDGVMPQTIEALNHAQAAGVPIVVAVNKMDVAGANPDKVRQQLTEYNLVAEEYGGDTMFVNVSAKQGENIDSLLEAVLLTADAALDLRADPDIEARGVAIEANLDRGRGAVATVLVQRGTLRVGDSIVAGVAHGRVRAMLDEHGNNVREAGPSRPVLVTGLAAVPRAGDTFIVVSDDRKARQIAELKEADNRRAQLMRHRKLISLEDLDQTLAQGKVETLNLILKGDGSGSVEALEDALMQIDVGEEVEIRIIDRGVGAITMNNINLAVAATAIIIGFNVRAEGQNAAYAEKEGVEIRYYPVIYQAIEELEAALKGLLKPEFEEAELGTAEIREIFRSSKFGNIAGSLVRSGLLRRGSKARITRNGVVVTENLEIAGLRRFKDDVTEVRDGYECGINLGSFNDLQDGDLITTYEMREKPRK, translated from the coding sequence GTGGCAAAGGTCCGGGTTCACGAGCTCGCAAAAGAGCTCGGGATGCAGAGCAAGGAATTACTCAACTACCTCAAAGAGCAGGGCGAGTTCGTCAAGACCGCCAGCTCTACGATCGAAGCGCCCGTGGTGCGCAAGATCAAAGAAAATCCGCCGCCCGGCGCAGGGTCGGCAGCCCCGGCCACCCCGGTGCCGGACGAAAAATCATCGCCGAAGCCCGGCGGCCCTGCCGGCGCGGCCAAGCCCGGTATGCCCGGTCCCACGGCTCCTGCCGTGCCCGCGTCGCCTGGATCAGCCGCTGCGCCAGCCGTATCCTCGGTGCCCGCTGCCGCGAAGGAGCCGCAGGCCCCGTCGCGGCCGAGCGTGGTCCCAGGACCTGGTGGCCAGGGTGTCGCTCCCCGCCCGGTAGGTGCAGGTTCCGGCGCCCCGACCGGTGGGTCCGCAGCGCAGACCCCCGCTGCTGCCGGACCGGTCCGGCCCGCTGTGCCTTACACGCCTTCCATGCCTGGCGCACTGAAGCCCGCACCTACGCCCGCCGCAACGCCGGCGGCCCCCGAGCCGCAGGCCCCCGCAGCTGTCGTGGAGACCCCGGCCGCGGCGGCAAGTCAGGCGCCGCCCACCCGTGGCGCCACCAGCGGTGGTAGCGCCCGTCCGGCCGGTCCTCGACCCGCGGGCCCGCGCCCCGGTAACAATCCGTTCGCCCCGAGACAGGGCATGGGCACAGCGCCCAAGGCTTCTGCGCCGGGCCGACCCGGCAACAATCCGTTCGCGGACAAGCAGGGCATGCCCCGCCCCGCGAGCGCCCGAGGTACGGGTGGCGCAGCAGGACCACGACCTGCGGCTGCCGGTCGACCGATAGGCCCAGGTGGTGGCCCTGGTGGCGCACGCCCGAACCCCGGCATGATGCCAGACCGTGCTGCTGCTGCCCGTCCGGGTGAGCGTCCGGCACGCGGCGGCGGTGGCCGTGGTGGTCCCGGTGGCGCAGCGGGCGGTCCCGCCCGTCCGGGTGGTTTCGCCGGTCGTCCCGGTGGCGGTCGCGGGCCTGCCCGCGGTGCGGCTCCCGGTGCATTCGGTCGAGGGAACGGCAAGGTTCGCGGACGTAAGTCCAAGCGCGCCAAGCGTCAGGAATTCGAGCAGATGCAGGCGCCCACCATCGGTGGCGTCAGCGTGCCGCACGGTGACGGCAAGACCGTGGTGCGGGTTCGTCGCGGTGCGTCGCTGAGCGATTTTGCCGACCGTATCGATGCCAATCCGGCAAGTTTGGTGACGGTGCTGTTCCACCTCGGTGAAATGGCCACGGCGACCCAGTCGCTGGATGAGGACACCTTCATGGCGCTGGGCGCCGAGCTGGGATACAACATCCAGGTCGTCTCAGCCGAGGACGAGGAGAAGGAGCTCTTTGCCTCCTTCGACATCGATCTCGACGCCGAGGTCGAGGCCGAGACCGACGAGGATCTGCAGCCGCGGCCTCCCGTCGTCACGGTCATGGGTCACGTCGATCACGGTAAGACGCGTCTGCTGGACGCCATCCGTAATGCCGAAGTCGCCCAGGGCGAGGCCGGTGGCATCACCCAGCACATCGGTGCCTACCAGGTGCACACCGAGCACGAGGGTGCCGAGCGTGCGATCACCTTCATCGACACCCCTGGTCACGAAGCCTTCACGGCCATGCGTGCTCGTGGTGCGAGGGTGACCGACATCGCGATCCTGGTGGTCGCGGCAGACGACGGCGTGATGCCCCAGACCATTGAGGCGCTCAACCACGCTCAGGCGGCCGGTGTGCCGATCGTCGTGGCGGTCAACAAGATGGACGTCGCGGGTGCCAACCCGGACAAGGTGCGTCAGCAGCTGACCGAGTACAACCTGGTGGCCGAGGAGTACGGCGGCGACACGATGTTCGTCAACGTTTCGGCCAAGCAGGGCGAGAACATCGACTCGCTGCTCGAAGCAGTGCTGTTGACCGCCGATGCTGCGCTCGATCTGCGGGCGGACCCGGACATCGAAGCTCGTGGTGTCGCGATCGAGGCCAATTTGGACCGCGGTCGAGGTGCAGTGGCCACCGTGCTGGTGCAGCGAGGCACGCTGCGGGTCGGCGATTCGATCGTCGCAGGCGTGGCGCACGGTCGCGTTCGCGCCATGCTCGACGAGCACGGCAACAACGTGCGCGAAGCTGGTCCGTCCCGTCCCGTGCTCGTCACGGGTCTGGCAGCGGTGCCGCGCGCCGGCGACACCTTCATCGTGGTTTCGGATGACCGCAAGGCCCGGCAGATCGCCGAGCTGAAGGAAGCGGACAACCGACGGGCACAGCTGATGAGGCACCGGAAGTTGATCAGCCTGGAGGACTTGGACCAGACGCTCGCACAGGGCAAGGTCGAGACCCTCAACCTGATCCTCAAGGGCGACGGGTCCGGATCTGTTGAGGCGCTGGAAGATGCGCTGATGCAGATCGATGTCGGCGAAGAGGTCGAGATACGCATCATCGACCGCGGCGTCGGTGCGATCACGATGAACAACATCAACCTCGCGGTGGCCGCTACAGCGATCATCATCGGCTTCAACGTGCGGGCCGAGGGCCAGAACGCTGCCTACGCCGAGAAGGAGGGTGTGGAGATCCGGTACTACCCGGTGATCTACCAGGCCATCGAGGAGCTGGAAGCAGCGCTCAAGGGTCTGCTCAAGCCGGAGTTCGAGGAAGCAGAGCTGGGTACCGCGGAGATCCGTGAGATCTTCCGTAGCTCCAAGTTCGGCAATATCGCCGGTTCGCTGGTGCGGTCGGGTCTGTTGCGTCGTGGCAGCAAGGCGCGGATCACCCGTAATGGTGTCGTGGTCACCGAGAACCTGGAGATCGCCGGTTTGCGGCGCTTCAAGGATGACGTCACCGAGGTTCGCGATGGGTACGAGTGCGGTATCAACCTGGGATCGTTCAACGATCTGCAGGATGGCGACCTGATCACCACCTACGAAATGCGCGAAAAGCCCCGTAAGTAG
- a CDS encoding HoxN/HupN/NixA family nickel/cobalt transporter, which yields MAQSATDAPSLGRIRAFAAEFTAEDRRSVYGMTAAIIALHVIGFGLLFAVIAPAHYGLGTKSVFGVGLGITAYTLGMRHAFDADHIAAIDNTTRKLLTDGKRPLSVGFWFSLGHSSVVFGLCLLLTLGIRALGRGVTDSNSTLHTVTGLIGTSVSGIFLWIIALLNFAALMGIIRVWRSARGGELDEAALEDHLQNRGLFNRFLGRMTRAVTKPAQMYPIGFVFGLGFDTATEISLLVLAGGAAAYALPWYAILTLPILFTAGMSLLDAADGVFMGKAYKWAFAQPLRRLYYNATVTGLSIFVAVVIGTIELCSIFADRLDLTSGPVAAIGSVNLDGVGFIIVGVFVGTWVLAVGAWYALGLNKKELFAS from the coding sequence ATGGCTCAATCTGCGACAGATGCGCCGAGCCTGGGTCGTATCCGCGCCTTCGCAGCCGAGTTCACCGCCGAAGATCGTCGGTCTGTCTATGGGATGACCGCGGCCATCATCGCGTTACACGTGATCGGCTTCGGTCTGCTGTTCGCCGTGATTGCCCCAGCTCATTACGGGCTCGGCACCAAGAGTGTGTTCGGAGTGGGACTGGGGATCACCGCGTACACCCTCGGTATGCGGCATGCGTTCGACGCCGACCATATTGCGGCGATCGACAACACCACCCGCAAGCTGCTGACCGACGGTAAGCGACCGCTGAGCGTCGGCTTCTGGTTCTCCCTGGGCCACTCATCGGTCGTCTTCGGGCTCTGCCTGCTGCTGACGCTCGGTATCAGGGCGCTGGGGCGCGGGGTGACGGACAGTAACTCGACCCTGCACACCGTCACGGGTCTCATCGGTACGTCGGTGTCGGGGATATTCCTGTGGATCATCGCGTTGCTCAATTTTGCAGCCCTGATGGGCATCATTCGGGTCTGGCGCAGCGCCCGTGGCGGCGAGTTGGACGAAGCTGCGCTGGAGGATCACCTGCAGAACCGTGGCTTGTTCAACCGGTTCCTGGGGCGCATGACGCGAGCGGTGACGAAACCGGCCCAGATGTACCCGATCGGTTTTGTGTTCGGCCTCGGTTTCGACACTGCGACCGAGATCAGCCTGCTGGTGCTCGCAGGTGGGGCGGCGGCCTACGCGCTGCCCTGGTACGCCATTCTGACCCTGCCGATACTCTTCACCGCCGGGATGAGTCTGCTGGATGCTGCAGATGGGGTCTTCATGGGTAAGGCCTACAAGTGGGCCTTCGCGCAACCGCTGCGACGGTTGTACTACAACGCGACAGTGACCGGACTGTCGATTTTCGTCGCGGTCGTCATCGGCACCATCGAGCTGTGCTCGATCTTCGCCGACCGCCTGGACCTCACCAGCGGGCCGGTGGCCGCTATCGGATCAGTCAACCTCGACGGCGTCGGGTTCATCATCGTCGGCGTGTTCGTCGGGACCTGGGTCCTGGCTGTCGGCGCCTGGTACGCCCTTGGCCTGAACAAGAAGGAACTCTTCGCGAGCTAG
- a CDS encoding ABC transporter permease subunit yields MRMPEQITSETPVQLADLSDGLDALDSPLGVRPRRVVVSSFLAPLVVLSVLVTLWEAVCLSKIRPTWVLPTPSVVGSRLWSSIADGTALHATWISLHRGLIGFAAAVLIGTVLGAVVGQVRLLRRGVAPLLSGMQSLPSVAWVPFALVIFPGGPGVIYTVVLLGSVPSIANGLIGGLDQTPPLLREAGTVLGARRLELMRSVLLPAALPAYVTGLKQGWAFAWRSLMAAELIANSSSLGTGLGGLLSNGSQDSDIPAVLSAIVLILLVGVIVEVTVFAPIERCILRRRGLLPAGR; encoded by the coding sequence ATGCGTATGCCTGAGCAGATCACGTCGGAGACGCCGGTGCAGTTGGCCGATCTCAGCGATGGACTCGACGCCCTGGATTCGCCCCTGGGCGTTCGTCCCCGGCGGGTTGTCGTGTCCTCGTTCCTGGCGCCGCTGGTCGTGTTGTCCGTCCTGGTGACGCTGTGGGAGGCGGTGTGTCTGAGCAAAATCCGGCCGACCTGGGTGCTGCCCACCCCGTCGGTGGTCGGCAGTCGATTGTGGTCCTCGATAGCGGACGGCACTGCACTGCACGCAACCTGGATCAGCCTGCACCGTGGCCTCATCGGCTTCGCCGCGGCGGTACTGATCGGCACCGTGCTGGGCGCTGTGGTCGGCCAGGTGCGCCTGTTGCGCCGCGGTGTCGCACCCCTGTTGTCGGGGATGCAGTCGCTGCCCTCAGTCGCCTGGGTGCCCTTCGCCCTGGTGATCTTCCCCGGAGGTCCGGGAGTGATCTACACCGTCGTGCTGCTGGGGTCGGTGCCATCGATTGCAAACGGACTGATCGGTGGGCTGGATCAGACGCCCCCTCTGTTGCGCGAGGCAGGCACCGTTCTGGGTGCGCGCAGGCTGGAGCTGATGCGCTCGGTGCTGCTGCCCGCAGCCCTGCCTGCCTATGTCACGGGCCTCAAACAGGGATGGGCGTTCGCCTGGCGGTCCTTGATGGCCGCTGAACTCATTGCCAATTCCTCGTCACTGGGCACGGGCCTCGGGGGGCTGCTGAGCAACGGATCGCAGGACTCCGACATACCAGCGGTGCTCAGCGCGATCGTGCTGATTCTGCTGGTGGGAGTGATCGTCGAAGTCACCGTCTTCGCACCGATCGAGCGCTGCATTCTGCGGCGTCGAGGGCTGCTGCCCGCCGGCCGGTAA
- a CDS encoding SAM-dependent methyltransferase produces MTDLLLLLAPSANRVYAGAARDLVAAEARVLTGALCSGPVQIRSADLAGVEYLAVNGDGEQLVEVLSNLSASAALFERVGELLRPVQLRRRVVYPSDLVSIPKYAGKTNEQWTRLALGVTAAATARPQRWLDGSLEVLDPMCGRGTTLNVALSLGYDVTGVEIDRKDHEAYTAFIKTWMRQHRYKHTVQEGGLRTDGRTRGRRVQIEIAATKEDFRAGQVQRVEYLCTDTRELGGLLRARSVDVIVTDTPYGIQHGAHTDQVVRSPLELLDQAMPGWARALRSGGAMGISFNRHVSPRDELASLLIDHGLEVVTGVGYDDLRHRVDVSIDRDLIVARKP; encoded by the coding sequence GTGACCGATCTCCTCCTACTGTTAGCCCCCAGTGCGAACCGGGTCTATGCCGGTGCCGCGCGAGATCTCGTGGCGGCGGAGGCGCGGGTGTTGACCGGCGCACTCTGCAGTGGGCCGGTGCAGATCAGAAGCGCCGACCTCGCGGGGGTGGAGTACCTCGCTGTCAACGGCGATGGTGAGCAGCTGGTCGAGGTGCTCTCGAACCTGTCGGCGAGCGCTGCATTGTTCGAGCGGGTGGGAGAGCTGTTGCGGCCGGTACAGCTACGACGCCGCGTGGTCTATCCGAGCGACCTGGTGAGCATCCCCAAGTACGCCGGCAAGACCAATGAGCAGTGGACCCGCCTTGCGCTCGGGGTGACGGCCGCAGCGACGGCGAGGCCGCAGCGGTGGTTGGACGGGTCGTTGGAGGTACTCGATCCGATGTGCGGGCGTGGAACGACGTTGAATGTGGCTCTGTCCCTCGGATACGACGTCACGGGGGTCGAGATCGACCGCAAGGATCACGAGGCGTACACGGCGTTCATCAAGACCTGGATGCGACAGCACCGGTACAAGCACACCGTCCAGGAGGGCGGGCTGCGCACCGATGGTCGGACGCGTGGTCGACGGGTGCAGATCGAGATCGCCGCGACCAAGGAGGATTTCCGGGCCGGGCAGGTGCAACGGGTGGAGTACCTGTGCACCGATACCCGGGAATTGGGAGGTCTGCTGCGGGCCCGCAGCGTCGATGTCATCGTGACGGACACTCCCTACGGGATTCAGCACGGTGCGCACACGGACCAGGTCGTGCGGAGTCCGCTCGAACTGCTCGACCAGGCCATGCCAGGTTGGGCGCGGGCATTGCGTAGTGGGGGAGCCATGGGGATCTCGTTCAACCGCCACGTGTCGCCCCGGGACGAGCTGGCGTCGCTGCTGATCGACCACGGGCTCGAGGTGGTCACCGGTGTCGGGTACGACGACCTGCGGCACCGCGTCGACGTATCGATCGACCGCGACCTGATCGTCGCCCGCAAACCCTGA
- the rbfA gene encoding 30S ribosome-binding factor RbfA produces MADPARARKVSGRIKSLVAQYLEHRIKDERLGFVTITDVRVTGDLQHASVFYTIFGSDQERLDTEKVMQEYRGRIRSHVGQGLGIRLTPSLEFVPDAIPEGAAQIEDALQAARERDAELAEAKAQATYAGEADPYKKSE; encoded by the coding sequence ATGGCTGATCCCGCACGCGCACGCAAGGTCTCCGGTCGTATCAAGTCGCTGGTGGCGCAGTACCTGGAGCACCGCATCAAGGACGAGCGGCTGGGATTCGTCACCATCACCGACGTCCGGGTTACTGGTGACCTGCAGCATGCCTCGGTTTTCTACACGATCTTCGGCTCCGATCAGGAGCGCCTGGACACCGAGAAGGTGATGCAGGAGTACCGCGGTCGCATCCGTTCCCACGTCGGTCAGGGACTCGGTATCCGGCTGACCCCGTCGCTGGAGTTCGTACCCGACGCGATTCCGGAGGGCGCCGCGCAGATCGAGGACGCACTGCAGGCCGCCCGGGAACGCGATGCAGAGTTGGCTGAGGCGAAGGCTCAGGCCACTTATGCCGGTGAGGCCGACCCCTACAAGAAGTCGGAGTAA
- the nusA gene encoding transcription termination factor NusA gives MDIDMAALRALEREREIPMDVIVPAIEQALLAAYHRIDGSYRQARVHLDRASGRVAVLVREDREATARRGVDGDENAPQPVTPEPGIEFDDTPTDFGRIAAATARQVIVQRMRDVEDEAILGDFRGREGDIIAGVIQQSGDPRNVHVDFGNIEGLLPLAEQVPGERYVHGQRLRCYVVSVKRGFKGPSIGLSRTHPNLVRKLFALEVPEIADGSVEIAALAREAGHRSKIAVHTKVPGMNAKGACIGPMGARVRAVMTELHGEKIDIVDFDRDPARFIASALSPSRVQSVQIVDDRARAARVIVPDFQLSLAIGKEGQNARLAAKLTGWRIDIRSDTATEAAASEAPDHRDSQSASANRGDDRPSGLG, from the coding sequence ATGGATATCGACATGGCGGCATTACGCGCTCTCGAGCGTGAGCGGGAAATCCCGATGGATGTGATCGTTCCCGCGATCGAGCAGGCCCTGTTGGCGGCCTATCACCGCATCGACGGCAGTTACCGTCAGGCCCGGGTCCATCTGGACCGCGCGAGCGGTCGGGTCGCAGTGCTCGTACGTGAAGACCGCGAAGCGACAGCGCGTCGTGGGGTGGACGGCGACGAGAACGCTCCTCAGCCGGTGACCCCTGAACCGGGGATCGAATTCGATGACACCCCTACCGATTTCGGCCGGATCGCGGCAGCGACGGCGCGTCAGGTCATCGTGCAGCGCATGCGGGACGTCGAGGACGAGGCCATCCTCGGTGACTTCCGTGGGCGCGAGGGCGACATCATCGCAGGGGTCATTCAGCAGTCGGGCGACCCGCGCAACGTGCATGTCGACTTCGGCAACATCGAGGGGCTGCTTCCGCTGGCCGAGCAGGTACCGGGTGAGCGATACGTCCACGGGCAGCGCCTGCGGTGTTACGTGGTGAGCGTCAAGCGGGGTTTCAAAGGTCCGTCCATCGGGCTGTCGCGAACGCACCCCAACCTGGTGCGCAAGCTGTTCGCGCTCGAGGTCCCGGAAATTGCCGACGGGAGCGTTGAAATTGCCGCGCTGGCACGTGAAGCAGGTCACCGCAGCAAGATCGCCGTCCATACAAAGGTGCCCGGAATGAATGCGAAGGGCGCCTGCATCGGCCCGATGGGTGCCCGCGTCCGGGCCGTCATGACGGAGTTGCACGGGGAGAAGATCGACATCGTCGACTTCGACCGCGACCCGGCCAGGTTCATCGCCTCTGCGCTGTCCCCGTCCAGAGTGCAGTCCGTCCAGATCGTCGACGACCGCGCGAGGGCCGCTCGCGTTATCGTGCCCGACTTCCAGCTGAGTCTGGCGATCGGCAAAGAAGGTCAGAATGCGCGGTTGGCTGCCAAGTTGACCGGGTGGCGAATCGACATTCGCTCCGACACGGCCACCGAGGCCGCTGCGTCCGAGGCCCCGGATCACCGTGACAGCCAGAGCGCATCAGCGAATCGCGGGGATGACCGTCCTTCTGGTCTGGGTTAG
- a CDS encoding YlxR family protein has product MVERERIRHATSSAVAHRGLRTCVGCRSRADRSELLRVAAVAGDDGWSVVLNVRGCLPGRGAWLHPDLQCLDKAVKRRALSRAFPVTHSREIDVRPLRDSICEITARLMN; this is encoded by the coding sequence ATGGTCGAGCGGGAGCGGATCCGCCATGCCACCTCGTCAGCGGTTGCCCATCGGGGCTTGCGCACGTGTGTGGGATGTAGGAGTCGCGCCGATCGGTCAGAGCTGTTGCGGGTAGCCGCGGTCGCTGGGGATGACGGATGGAGCGTCGTACTCAACGTGCGCGGCTGTCTTCCGGGCCGAGGGGCCTGGTTGCACCCGGACTTGCAATGTTTGGACAAGGCGGTCAAACGTCGTGCGCTCAGTCGGGCCTTCCCGGTGACGCACTCCCGTGAGATCGATGTCCGTCCGTTGCGTGACAGCATCTGCGAGATCACTGCACGACTGATGAATTGA
- the rimP gene encoding ribosome maturation factor RimP: protein MNVAAPSTAPSARTQRIEALLIPVLERAGMVLEAITVTPAGKRRLVRVLVDRAVQVDDEDRTSILTPLSLDEVGDITRAVSDALDDSDAMGEAPYVLEVGSSGTDRPLTTAAHFRRNVGRLINLTVTDDDTRVIGRIAGAGEHDFDFAVPVAKSDQSTTHTVPYVTVERARIELEFNPPREALTDIDTDIDSDIDIDTDSEEQD from the coding sequence ATGAACGTGGCAGCTCCCAGCACAGCACCCAGTGCGCGTACCCAGCGAATAGAGGCGCTCCTGATCCCGGTGCTCGAGCGCGCGGGGATGGTGCTCGAGGCGATCACCGTCACCCCCGCGGGCAAGCGCCGACTCGTGCGTGTCCTCGTGGACCGCGCCGTGCAGGTCGACGACGAGGACCGCACCTCGATCCTCACCCCGCTCTCGTTGGACGAGGTAGGCGACATCACGCGCGCCGTCAGTGATGCACTCGACGATTCCGATGCGATGGGTGAGGCTCCCTATGTGCTCGAGGTCGGATCCTCCGGTACCGACCGGCCCCTGACGACGGCAGCGCATTTCCGACGAAACGTGGGCCGACTGATCAACCTGACCGTTACCGATGACGACACCCGTGTGATCGGTCGCATTGCGGGCGCCGGGGAGCACGATTTCGACTTCGCGGTGCCGGTCGCGAAATCTGACCAGAGCACTACACACACCGTTCCGTACGTCACGGTCGAGCGTGCCCGGATCGAGCTCGAGTTCAACCCCCCGCGCGAAGCTTTGACAGATATCGATACCGACATCGACTCGGACATCGATATCGACACCGACAGCGAGGAGCAGGACTGA
- the truB gene encoding tRNA pseudouridine(55) synthase TruB, with protein MRPTPTRSRSKRIDGLLLVDKPAGWTSHDVVARSRRLVQTRKVGHAGTLDPMATGLLVLGIGRATKLLTFLVGCDKTYTATIRLGQATITDDAEGEIVSSADASGVAGEAVDRAVARLTGPIEQVPSSVSAIKVDGVRSYARVRGGEQVALAARPVQVGRFEVVATRSAEAGGLAMLDLDVELDVSSGTYVRALARDLGADLGVGGHLTALRRTRVGRLQIRDAAELEVLLAMRQAQGPLPIVPMARVARAQFAVRELTDDEERDLRHGKHIAAVNRVTGRPVAGLGQDGELVAMLDQSGETTRSLVVFPRLVNG; from the coding sequence GTGAGGCCGACCCCTACAAGAAGTCGGAGTAAGCGCATCGACGGCTTGCTACTGGTCGACAAGCCGGCCGGTTGGACCAGCCACGACGTCGTCGCCCGCTCGCGTCGCCTCGTGCAGACCCGCAAGGTGGGTCATGCGGGCACCTTGGACCCGATGGCCACCGGGCTGCTCGTGCTGGGTATCGGACGGGCCACCAAGCTCCTGACCTTCCTGGTTGGGTGCGACAAGACCTACACGGCCACCATTCGGCTGGGTCAGGCGACCATCACCGACGACGCAGAGGGCGAGATCGTGTCGTCCGCAGACGCCTCCGGGGTGGCCGGGGAGGCCGTGGATCGCGCGGTCGCTCGTCTGACAGGACCTATCGAACAGGTCCCCAGCAGCGTGAGCGCCATCAAGGTCGACGGGGTGAGGTCCTACGCGCGGGTGCGCGGCGGCGAGCAGGTCGCCCTTGCTGCTCGACCCGTGCAGGTGGGGCGGTTCGAGGTGGTGGCGACGCGATCGGCCGAAGCCGGCGGGCTGGCGATGCTGGATCTGGACGTGGAGCTCGATGTCAGCTCCGGCACCTACGTGCGGGCGCTGGCCCGGGATCTGGGAGCCGATCTAGGTGTCGGTGGGCACCTGACGGCGTTACGGCGCACCAGAGTCGGCCGATTGCAGATCCGTGATGCCGCTGAGTTGGAGGTGCTCCTGGCGATGAGGCAGGCGCAGGGGCCACTTCCGATCGTGCCGATGGCGCGCGTGGCGCGCGCCCAGTTCGCCGTGCGCGAACTGACCGACGACGAAGAACGCGACCTGCGACACGGCAAGCACATTGCCGCCGTAAATCGGGTGACAGGCCGGCCGGTCGCCGGGCTGGGCCAGGACGGCGAGCTGGTGGCGATGTTGGATCAGTCGGGGGAGACGACCCGGTCACTCGTGGTGTTCCCGAGGCTCGTCAACGGCTGA
- a CDS encoding ABC transporter ATP-binding protein produces MRSVRKIYGHGPDAVLALDGVDLDVAPGEFVTVLGASGCGKSTLLRLLAGLERPSEGQVHAVGGQPALMFQESALMPWLTAEGNINLALRLAGVARKARPERCRRLLESVRLANVAHRSIHELSGGQRQRIALARSLAQGARLLLMDEPFAALDAITRDLLHEELLAVWRTDQLSVVFVTHNVREAVLLGQRIVLLSSRPGRVLQTWDTRAITADEVPELISQITAALRAEIGRHAYA; encoded by the coding sequence ATGAGGTCCGTTCGCAAAATTTACGGGCACGGCCCGGATGCAGTGCTCGCGTTGGACGGCGTCGACCTCGACGTCGCGCCGGGGGAGTTCGTCACCGTCCTCGGGGCTTCCGGCTGCGGCAAGAGCACACTGCTGCGGCTGCTCGCCGGGTTGGAGCGCCCGAGCGAAGGCCAGGTGCACGCAGTGGGCGGGCAACCGGCGCTGATGTTCCAGGAGTCGGCGCTGATGCCCTGGTTGACCGCTGAAGGCAACATCAACCTCGCCCTTCGACTTGCCGGGGTTGCACGAAAAGCACGCCCAGAGCGGTGTCGTCGGTTGTTGGAGTCGGTGCGGCTGGCCAATGTGGCCCACCGCTCGATCCACGAACTGTCCGGCGGGCAGCGTCAACGCATCGCTCTCGCGCGCAGTCTGGCGCAGGGTGCGCGACTGCTGCTGATGGACGAACCGTTCGCTGCTCTCGACGCGATCACCCGAGATCTGTTGCACGAGGAGCTGTTGGCTGTGTGGCGCACGGATCAGCTGTCAGTGGTGTTCGTCACCCACAACGTCCGGGAGGCGGTCCTGCTCGGCCAGCGAATCGTCCTGCTGTCCTCGCGCCCAGGCCGGGTACTGCAGACCTGGGACACTCGCGCAATTACAGCCGATGAGGTGCCGGAGCTGATATCGCAGATCACGGCGGCGCTGCGCGCAGAGATCGGTCGACATGCGTATGCCTGA